The segment CCACCCGCGGCCGCACCGGCAGTGAGAGGAGCGGCAGTGCCAGGCTGAGCAGCCCCCCGAGCGCCAGCTCCCACAGGCGCGCCCCGGTGTCGAAGTACGCCCAGGTCTGGTCGACCGCGGTGGACCACACGGAGTAGGTCAGGGACACGAGCAGGACGACGGACAACGCGGCCCCGATTGCCGTGCGCGGCGACCAGCCCCGCCAGCGGGCGAGCACTACCACCAGGGTCACCAGCAGCGGCCACAGCAGATAGAACTGTCCCTGGATCGACAGGGACCAGAAGTGCTGGAGCGGGCTGACCGCGTCGTCCCGCGCGAGGTAGTCGACGGCGTTCGTGGCCAGGTGCCAGTTCTCCACGTACAGGGCGGCGGCGACGGTGTCGGCGATGACGTCCCGCCACCGGGACTCCGGCAGCCACAGCGCGGTCGCCACCAACACGCCCAGGAGCACCACCCCCACCGGTGGGGTGAGGCGGGCCAGCAGGCGTCCCCAGAACGCGGAGAACCGGATCCAGCCGTCCCGCTCCACGGTCCGGACCAGGGAACCCGTGATCAGGAACCCGGTGAGCAGCAAGAAGACGTCCACGCCGCCGGACACCCGGCCGAGCCACACGTGGTAGGCGACGATCAGGATCACGGCGACGGCGCGCAGCCCCTCGATCTCCGGGCGGTGCTGGGCGCGCGGGCGGGCCGCCGCCGGATCGGGCCCGTGGGGCGCGCGCGACGCCGGTGAAGGCGTGCCGTGGTTCTGCAGTGGCTTGGAGGTGGATGAGGGGGCCGTCACTGTTCTTCCCTGTCGCCGGGGTCAATCGTCCTTCCCGAAGCGGGCCCAGTCGTGGCTCGATGCTGTGTCGCCACGGCGGCCATCGCCCGAGGGCCCCTCGCCTGAGGCCACGCCCCCTCGCCCCCCGCCGGCCCGGTTGGCCGCCGCGTTCGCGGCTATCGGTGCACGGGCCAGGCCACACGACGCGGGCCGGGCGACCTAGCCTCGGCCGCGCCCGCGGATCCTGCGGGCACCCGCGACGAGCCACTCGGGGTATCGGCGTTGCACCGCGCCCGGCAGGCGGAGCGCCGTGAGCCGCCGCCGCTTGAAGTAGCGCGTGGTCACGTCGCTGGGCTGGCCGTTCAGGTAGGCGACCGTCTCGTCCCGCAGGTGCGGATAGGTCGAGTTCTGCATGCAGTAGGACACGGCGGTGAGTAGCGGTGTGAGCTCCTCGCCGACCCGCTCCTCCGGGATCCGTGGGGGGAGCACCTCCCCGGTGTCCTCGAGCTGGGGGAGCAGCGCGTCCGCCAGAGTGATGGGGATCCGGTTGCTGTTCTGGTAGGGAGCGACCCGCTTGAGCAGGAGCTCCGCGCCCACCGTCACCACCGGCACCCCGTAGAACGAGGCGGCGGTCGTCAACCCGGTCGAGAAGCAGCCCACGACCAGCGACGGGCTCAGCGTCTCGTACCAGACCTCGACGGGGAGCGGCGTGTCCAGCACGACCAGGTCGACGTCGCACCCGTCGGCACATCGACGCAGCGCGCGAAACGTCCGTCGCGTACTGGAGGGGTGCGGTTTGAACAGGACGGTGCGATGCCCCTGACCCGCGAGCCCGTGCAGCATGCGGGCGTGGAGCTCGTCCTCCTCCTGGGGGCTGAGGAACTCCAGGTCCGCCAGATACTGGCCGATGATCAGTGGTGCCCCGGAGAGGTCGTCGCGGGGTGGGGAGGCGTCGTCGCCGGCCAGGGCGGCGACCTCCTTCACCACGCCCCGGAACGCGTCGGCGGGGATGGCGATCCGCTCCACGTCCGGGTACTCGGTGAGTTGCAGCGGCTCCAGGCCACGAACCAGGTCCAGGTACAGCAGCCGGTCGATGCGGGTCGCCATCTCACGAGGCGGGGACTCGCGGCTCGGCCCGTAGCTCATGAGCCCGTCGGAGTAGACGGTGACACGGGCGTCGTCGAAGATGGCGGCCAACGCCCGAGCCGGCGGTACCTGGATCGACTCCACGACCAGGTGGAGCGGTTCCCCGTCCTCGAGGTTCCAGTACCGCCGCAGGAGGCGGGCGACCAGCGGGCGGTCCTGGTTGCGTGGGCTCCACGTCGAGGGATGGGTGGGCCACAGCAGCTCGTTCCACGACACGACCTCGTCGACGTGGCCACGCAGTGCCTCGAACCCGGGCGCCTCGGTCAGCGGCGGCACGACCTCGGGCGCGCTCGCGTTGTTGGACACCAGCAGGATCCGACGTTGGTCCCTCGGCCCCAACAGGCTGGCGTCCATCGCGGCGGCCAGGGACATGGCGCCGAAGACGGTGCTGGCGACGAGTATCTGGGTCATGCCTCCGCCACCGCCTCTTTACCAAGGAGTTCGTCCAGCAGGTGTTCCCGCTCCGCGTTCAGCGCCGGGAGGGTACGGGCGAGCAGGTCTCCGGGGAACGCGCGCAGCGTGTCGGCGGCCCGGGTGCGCAACGTGCGTCGCAGTCGCGGCGTGAACCGTTCCGACCGGGTGAGGTGGAAGGCGATCAGCGCGCAGTAGGTGCGCACGAGCTTGGGGAGGTAGCGCTCGCCCTCGGGGATCGCCGCCAGCTCGGCCCGGATGCGGTCGTGCGCGTCGAAGAACTGCAACTGGCGTTCGTCCCCGACCTGGGTGAGAGATTCCGCCACCTCACGCCGATAGAAGGCCCCGACCAGCGGGACGGCAGCGAAGGAGTCGGCGTGCAGGTGCAACCTCCACGTCCATAGGCGGTCCTCCGCCGTGTGCAGGTCCTCGTCGAAGGTGAGCAGGCCCCGGTCGAGCAGGGAACGGTCATAGACGCCGGACCACACGTTGGGGTAGTCGACCATCGTGGTCGCGTTCTCCGGCGGGATGCCCGAGCGTGGCGGAAGAGAGACGTTGCGCCGCCCCTCGGGAACCTGGACCAGCGTCCGGTTGCGGCCGACGGCCTGCACGTGGTCGGTCTTGATGAAGTCCACGCCCAACTCGGTGATCGCCGCCAACGCCTCGGGCAGGTACCCCGGCGCCAACCAGTCGTCGCCGTCGAGGAACGTGACGTAGCGTCCGGTCGCCGCGGCCAGTCCCTGGTTGCGCGCCGCGGACGGGCCCGCGGGGTCCGGGTTGCGCAGCAGGGTGAGCCCCGGAAGCCTGCCCGCGTGCTCCTCGACGATGTCGGCCGTGGCGTCGACCGACCCGTCGTCCACGACGAGGAACTCGAAGTCGTCCCGGGCGTTGCGGGCCAGACTCGTCAGGGTGTCGACGACGTACGCCTCCACGTCACGCATCGGGACGATGACCGAGAGCGATGTCAAGCGAGACTCCTGATCCAAGGGACGACGGGATGGGTGGTGGGGGAGGGCACCGGGTTGCCCTCCCCCCGCGGCGGGTCAGGTGGTGACGCGCCGCAGCCGTTTGCGCGGCTCCTCCTCGCCGGGGAACACCCGCTTCACCCCGTCACCGATGGCTTCCTCGATGACACGGATGTCGCGGACGAGGTGTTCCAGTCCCGTCGGCTCCAAGGAGGCCGCGTGGTCCGATCCCCACATCGCGCGGTCCAGCGTGATGTGCCGCTCCACCGCCACGGCGCCCAGCGTCACGGCGGCCAGGGAGACCTGGAGCCCGCGCTCGTGCCCGGAGTAGCCGACCGGCACGCCGTACCGGTCACGCAGTGTCTCGATGGTGCGGAGGTTGGCTTCGCCCTCCGGCATCGGGTAGGTGGACGTCGAGTGGAGAATGACGAGCTGGTCCTTGCCCAGGATCTCCACCGCCGCGTCGATCTCCTCGAGGGTCGACATCCCCGTCGACAGGATGATCGGCTTGCCCGTGGCGGCGAGGGCCCGCAGGAGTTCGTGGTCGGTGACGGACGCCGACGCCACCTTGTGCGTGACGACGTCGAACGACTCCAGGAAGTCCACCGAGGGCACGTCCCACGGCGACGCGAACCACTGCAGTCCCGCGTCCTGGGTGTACTTGGCGATCTCCCGGTACTCGTCCTGGCCGAACTCGACCCGCTTCTTGTAGTCGAGGTACGTCATCTCGCCCCACGGCGTCTGACGGATCTTGGACTGCTGTTCCACCGGAACACAGATCTCCGGGGTGCGCTTCTGGAACTTCACGGCCTGACACCCGGCCGCGGCCGCGACGTCGATCAACTGCCGGGCGATGTCCACATCGCCGTTGTGGTTGATGCCGATCTCGCCGATGACGTAGGTGGGCTGGTCGGGACCGACCATCCGGGCACCGATCGCCACGGGTCGCACCGCGATGTCACTCGGCGTGGTGCTCTGGGTCATGAATACCTATCCCTTTCGTGCCGCGAGAACGCGTTCGCACACTTCGCGCACTGCCCCAGCGCCTCCGGGGCGTGTCAGAACCAGCCGCGCCGCGGCCAACACCCGTGG is part of the Spiractinospora alimapuensis genome and harbors:
- a CDS encoding alpha-2,8-polysialyltransferase family protein, which produces MTQILVASTVFGAMSLAAAMDASLLGPRDQRRILLVSNNASAPEVVPPLTEAPGFEALRGHVDEVVSWNELLWPTHPSTWSPRNQDRPLVARLLRRYWNLEDGEPLHLVVESIQVPPARALAAIFDDARVTVYSDGLMSYGPSRESPPREMATRIDRLLYLDLVRGLEPLQLTEYPDVERIAIPADAFRGVVKEVAALAGDDASPPRDDLSGAPLIIGQYLADLEFLSPQEEDELHARMLHGLAGQGHRTVLFKPHPSSTRRTFRALRRCADGCDVDLVVLDTPLPVEVWYETLSPSLVVGCFSTGLTTAASFYGVPVVTVGAELLLKRVAPYQNSNRIPITLADALLPQLEDTGEVLPPRIPEERVGEELTPLLTAVSYCMQNSTYPHLRDETVAYLNGQPSDVTTRYFKRRRLTALRLPGAVQRRYPEWLVAGARRIRGRGRG
- a CDS encoding glycosyltransferase family 2 protein is translated as MTSLSVIVPMRDVEAYVVDTLTSLARNARDDFEFLVVDDGSVDATADIVEEHAGRLPGLTLLRNPDPAGPSAARNQGLAAATGRYVTFLDGDDWLAPGYLPEALAAITELGVDFIKTDHVQAVGRNRTLVQVPEGRRNVSLPPRSGIPPENATTMVDYPNVWSGVYDRSLLDRGLLTFDEDLHTAEDRLWTWRLHLHADSFAAVPLVGAFYRREVAESLTQVGDERQLQFFDAHDRIRAELAAIPEGERYLPKLVRTYCALIAFHLTRSERFTPRLRRTLRTRAADTLRAFPGDLLARTLPALNAEREHLLDELLGKEAVAEA
- a CDS encoding N-acetylneuraminate synthase family protein, with the translated sequence MTQSTTPSDIAVRPVAIGARMVGPDQPTYVIGEIGINHNGDVDIARQLIDVAAAAGCQAVKFQKRTPEICVPVEQQSKIRQTPWGEMTYLDYKKRVEFGQDEYREIAKYTQDAGLQWFASPWDVPSVDFLESFDVVTHKVASASVTDHELLRALAATGKPIILSTGMSTLEEIDAAVEILGKDQLVILHSTSTYPMPEGEANLRTIETLRDRYGVPVGYSGHERGLQVSLAAVTLGAVAVERHITLDRAMWGSDHAASLEPTGLEHLVRDIRVIEEAIGDGVKRVFPGEEEPRKRLRRVTT